The nucleotide window CGCCGCCATCGGCCCGGGCATCGGCGTCGGCCTGGTCTTCGCCGCCTACATCCAGTCGACCGCGCGTCAGCCGGAGTCGTCGCGGATGACCCTGCCGTACGTCTGGATCGGCTTCGCCGTCATCGAGGCGCTCGCGCTGCTGGGCATCGCCTTCGGCTTCATCTGGCAGGGCACGCTTTCCTGATCCCGCTCGTCGACCGGGAGGTCACTTATGTACTTCCTCGCCGCTGAGGGTGGTGAGTCGACGCACAACCCGATCATCCCGATCTGGCAGGAGATCGTGGTTGGGTCCGTCGCCTTCATCGTGCTCTGCTTCGTGCTGATGAAGTTCGTCTTCCCGCGCATGGAGCAGACGTTCCAGGCTCGGGTCGACGCGATCGAGGGCGGCATCAAGCGCGCCGAGGCCGCTCAGGCCGAGGCGAACCAGCTGCTCGAGCAGTACCGTGCCCAGCTCGCTGAGGCTCGGACCGACGCCGCCAAGATCCGTGACGACGCGCGGGCCGACGCCGAGGGGATCCGACAGGACATCCTCGCCAAGGCGCGGGAAGAGTCCGACCGGGTCATCCAGGCGGGCAAGGACGCGCTCGCCGCCGAGCGGGCCACCATCGTGCGCGAGCTGCGCGCGGAGGTCGGCACGATCGCGGTGGACCTGGCCAGCAAGATCGTTGGCGAGTCGTTGGCCGACGAGGCGCGGCGTAAGGGCACCGTCGACCGGTTCCTGAGCGGCCTCGAGAGCACGGGGGCCCGCTGATGCAGGCCGCCAGCCGGGAGTCGTACAAGGTCGCGGCCGAGCGCCTCGACGCGTACGTCCGCGGCGCGGAGCCGTCGGCGGTGGCCTCCACCGCCGACGCCATCCTCTCCGTGGCGAGTCTGCTGCGGCGTGAGCCGCGGCTGCGCCGGGCGCTGTCCGAGCCGGCTCGTTCCGGTGAGGATCGCGGCGCTCTGCTCGGCGACATGCTGGGCGGGCGGATCGGCGCGGACGCGCTCGACCTGCTCGTGACGCTGGTGTCCGGCCGTTGGTCGGCACCGTCGGAGCTGCTCGGCGGCGCCGAGCGGCTGGGCGTGGAGGCGCTGCTCGCCAGCGCTGACAAGGCCGGCGAGCTGGGCGAGGTCGAGGACGAGCTGTTCCGCTTCGGTCAGGTAGTGGCCGGTCAGTCGGCGCTGAGCAACACGCTCGCCGACCCGGTCGCCCCGGTCGAGCAGCGGGCCACCCTGGCCCGCGAGCTGCTCGCCGACAAGGCCCGCCCGGTCACCGTCCGCCTCGTCGAGGTGGCGTTGAGCGGGTTCGGGGGACGCTCCTTCAGCGGGGCGCTCACCCGGCTGGTCGAGCTCGCCGCAGACCGGCGTGACCGGCAGGTGGCATACGTGACCGTCGCGGCCCCGTTGAGTGACGAGGACGAGCGTCGGCTGGGTGCGAGCCTCACCGCGATATACGGTCGAGAGGTCTCCGTCAAGCAGACGGTCGACCCCGCCGTCCTGGGTGGCGTGAGCGTCCGGGTCGGTTCCGACCTGTACGACGGCACCATCCTGCGCCGCCTCAACGAGAGCCGCAACGCGCTCGCGAAGCGCTGAACGGCTCCGCCGCCCAGCGGCTGAGCGGCTGCGCCGCCCAGTCGGGTGGCTCTGCCGCCCAGCGCCCGGATTGACAGACGCCATTCGGACCGGTTGGTACTAGGTATCCCGGGCCCCTGAATTTTAAGGAAGCAGAGGATGGCCGAGCTGACCATCTCGACGGAGGAGATCCGCGGCGCCCTGGAGCGCTACGTCTCCTCCTACTCGTCCGACGTCTCCCGCGAGGAGGTCGGCACCGTCGCCGACACTGGCGACGGCATCGCCCACGTCGAGGGCCTGCCCTCGACCAAGACCAACGAGCTCCTGGAGTTCGAGGACGGCACCCTGGGCGTGGCGTTGAACCTCGACGTCCGGGAGATCGGCGTCGTCGTTCTCGGTGACTCCGCCAAGCTCGCGGAGGGGCAGCGCGTCAAGCGCACCGACCGGGTGCTCTCCGTTCCGGTCGGCGATGCCTTCCTCGGCCGCGTGGTCGATGCGCTCGGCCAGCCGATCGACGGGCTCGGCGACATCGCCAACGAGGGCTTCCGCGAGCTGGAGCTGCAGGCTCCGAACGTGATGGCCCGGCAGTCGGTGTTCGAGCCGCTGCAGACCGGTATCAAGGCGATCGACGCCATGACGCCGATCGGCCGGGGCCAGCGGCAGCTGATCATCGGCGACCGCAAGACCGGCAAGACCACTGTCGCGCTGGACGCCATCCTCAACCAGCGGGACAACTGGCGCAGCGGCGACCCGAAGAAGCAGGTTCGCTGCATCTACGTCGCCATCGGCCAGAAGGGCTCCACGATCGCCTCGATCAAGGGCCAGCTGGAAGAGGCGGGCGCGATGGAATACACCACCATCGTCGCCTCCCCGGCGTCCGACCCGGCCGGCTTCAAGTACATCGCCCCGTACACCGGCTCGTCCATCGGGCAGCACTGGATGTACGGCGGCAAGCACGTTCTGATCGTCTTCGACGACCTGAGCAAGCAGGCCGAGGCGTACCGTGCCGTGTCGCTGCTGCTGCGTCGCCCGCCGGGCCGTGAGGCGTACCCGGGTGACGTCTTCTACCTGCACTCCCGCCTGCTGGAGCGCTGCGCGAAGCTCTCCGACGAGCTGGGTGGCGGCTCGATGACCGGTCTGCCGATCATCGAGACGAAGGCCAACGACATCTCGGCCTTCATCCCGACCAACGTCATCTCGATCACCGACGGTCAGATCTTCCTGGAGACCGACCTGTTCAACCAGGGCGTCCGTCCGGCGATCAACGTCGGCACCTCGGTCTCCCGGGTCGGTGGCGCCGCGCAGGTGAAGCCGATGCGTAAGGTCGCCGGTTCGCTGCGGCTCAACCTCGCGCAGTACCGCGAGCTGGAGGCGTTCGCCGCCTTCGCCTCCGACCTGGACCGGGCCTCGCAGAACCAGCTGAACCGCGGGTCCCGCCTGGTGGAGCTGCTCAAGCAGCCGAACTACTCGCCGTACCCGGTGCAGGAGGAGGTCGTCTCGGTCTGGTCCGGCGTCGAGGGCAAGCTCGACGACATTCCGGTCGGCGAGGTGCGACGCTTCGAGTCGGAGTTCCTCCAGTACCTGCGGCACAAGCACGAGGGTGTGCTGGCCGGAATCGCCGACAACCAGTGGAACGACGACATCATCGGCTCCCTGGATACGGCGATCGCCGAGTTCAAGCAGGTCTTCCTCGGCAAGGAGGACGAGCGCAAGGTCAACGACGCGCCGGCCGCACCGCTCGAGGGCGACGAGAACCGCGAGACGGTGACCCGCTTCCGCGACAGCGCGACCGACCGCCCGGCCGAGAGCTGATCCCGTGGCGGCCCAGGTACGCGTTCTTCGTCAACGAATCCGCTCGGCGAAGTCGATGAAGAAGATCACCAAGGCGATGGAGCTCGTGGCGACGAGCCGGATCGCCAAGGCTCAGGCCCGGGTGCAGGCGTCCCTGCCGTACGCCCAGGCCATCACCGGTGTGCTCACGGCGCTGGCGTCCAACGCACGGATCGACCACCCGCTGCTCACCCCGCGTGAGCGGGTGCGGCGGGCGGGCATCCTGGTGGTCACCAGCGACCGTGGCCTGGCCGGCGGTTACAGCTCCAACGCGATCAGGATGGCGGAGTCGCTGATCGCGCGGCTCAAGGCGGACGGCAAGGAGCCGGTGCTCTACGTCATCGGACGTAAGGGTGTCGGGTTCTACCGGTTCCGTAACCGGCCGATCGAGGCGAACTGGACCGGGTTCAGCGAGCAGCCGTCGTTCGAGGACGCCCGTACCGTCGGTGAGACGCTGATCAAGGCGTTCACGGCCGGCGCGGACGACGCCGACGGCAGCGCCGGTGCGGACGGGGTGCTCGGCGTCGACGAGCTGCACATCGTCTACACCGAGTTCCACTCGCTGATGACGCAGAACCCGGTCACCAAGGTCATCGGTCCGATGCAGGTGGAGGACCGGCCGCGCTCCGAGGGGCTGCTGCCGGCGTACGAGTTCGAGCCGGAGGCGGAGGCGCTGCTCGACGCGCTCCTGCCGAGGTACATCAACACGCGGATCTACGCGGCGTTGATCGAGTCGGCGGCTAGCGAGTCGGCGGCACGGCGTCGGGCCATGAAGTCCGCCACCGACAATGCCGAGGACATGATCGACAAGTACACGCGCGAGATGAACTCGGCCCGCCAGGCCGGTATCACCCAGGAGATCAGCGAGATCGTCGGCGGCGCCAACGCGCTGGCCGCGTCGGGAAGTGAAGTGTGATGACTGCACCAGTAGAGACCAAGACGGCCACGGGTCGCGTGGTCCGGGTCATCGGCCCGGTCGTCGACGCCGAGTTCCCGCGCGACGCCATGCCGGCCCTGTTCAACGCCCTGAACGTTGACGTGAGCCTGTCCGGCGGTGAGAAGACGCTGACCCTGGAGGTCGCCCAGCACCTGGGTGACAACCTGGTCCGTGCCATCTCGATGCAGCCGACCGACGGCCTGGTCCGCGGCGCGGAGGTGCGTGACCGCGGCGAGCCGATCACGGTGCCGGTGGGCGACGCGGTCAAGGGCCACGTGTTCAACGCGATCGGCGAGGTGCTCAACCTCAAAGAGGGCGAGACCCTGACCCCGGACGACCACTGGGGTATCCACCGCAAGGCCCCGGCCTTCGCGGACCTGGAGCCGAAGACCGAGATGCTGGAGACCGGCATCAAGGTCATCGACCTGCTCGCCCCGTACGTCAAGGGCGGCAAGATCGGCCTGTTCGGCGGCGCGGGCGTGGGCAAGACGGTGCTCATCCAGGAGATGATCACCCGGGTTGCCCGCAACTTCGGTGGTACCTCGGTGTTCGCCGGTGTGGGTGAGCGCACCCGTGAGGGCAACGACCTCATCGCCGAGATGACCGAGTCCGGCGTCATCGACAAGACCGCGCTGGTCTACGGCCAGATGGACGAGCCGCCGGGCACCCGGCTGCGGGTGGCGCTCTCCGCGCTGACCATGGCGGAATACTTCCGCGACGTGAAGAAGCAGGAGGTGCTGCTCTTCATCGACAACATCTTCCGCTTCACGCAGGCCGGTTCGGAGGTGTCCACCCTGCTCGGCCGTATGCCGAGCGCCGTGGGTTACCAGCCGACCCTGGCCGACGAGATGGGCGAGCTCCAGGAGCGGATCACCTCCGTCCGGGGCCAGGCCATCACGTCCATGCAGGCGATCTACGTGCCGGCGGACGACTACACCGACCCCGCCCCGGCCACCACGTTCGCCCACCTGGACGCGACCACCAACCTGGAGCGGTCGATCTCCGACAAGGGCATCTACCCGGCCGTGGACCCGCTGGCGTCCTCGTCCCGGATCCTCGCCCCGGAGTTCGTCGGCCCCGAGCACTTCCAGGTCGCCACCGAGGTGAAGCGGATCCTGCAGCGCTACAAGGACCTGCAGGACATCATCGCCATCCTCGGTATCGAGGAGCTCTCCGAGGAAGACAAGATCACCGTGGCGCGCGCCCGGCGGATCGAGCGCTTCCTCTCGCAGAACACCTACGCGGCGGAGCAGTTCACCGGCGTGCCGGGCTCGACGGTCCCGATCAAGGAGACCATCGAGGCGTTCCGCAAGATCAGCGAGGGTGAGTACGACCACTTCCCCGAGCAGGCGTTCTTCATGTGCGGCGGTCTTGAGGACCTCGAGGCCAAGGCTGCGGAGCTGATGAAGGACTGACCAGCCCCATCCGATCTGTAGCAAAAAGACTGCCCCGGCAATGCCGGGGCAGTCTTTTGTTCA belongs to Micromonospora ureilytica and includes:
- a CDS encoding ATP synthase F0 subunit C; translated protein: MDASVLAEVSGSTAAIGYGLAAIGPGIGVGLVFAAYIQSTARQPESSRMTLPYVWIGFAVIEALALLGIAFGFIWQGTLS
- a CDS encoding F0F1 ATP synthase subunit B, with product MYFLAAEGGESTHNPIIPIWQEIVVGSVAFIVLCFVLMKFVFPRMEQTFQARVDAIEGGIKRAEAAQAEANQLLEQYRAQLAEARTDAAKIRDDARADAEGIRQDILAKAREESDRVIQAGKDALAAERATIVRELRAEVGTIAVDLASKIVGESLADEARRKGTVDRFLSGLESTGAR
- a CDS encoding F0F1 ATP synthase subunit delta, whose protein sequence is MQAASRESYKVAAERLDAYVRGAEPSAVASTADAILSVASLLRREPRLRRALSEPARSGEDRGALLGDMLGGRIGADALDLLVTLVSGRWSAPSELLGGAERLGVEALLASADKAGELGEVEDELFRFGQVVAGQSALSNTLADPVAPVEQRATLARELLADKARPVTVRLVEVALSGFGGRSFSGALTRLVELAADRRDRQVAYVTVAAPLSDEDERRLGASLTAIYGREVSVKQTVDPAVLGGVSVRVGSDLYDGTILRRLNESRNALAKR
- the atpA gene encoding F0F1 ATP synthase subunit alpha, with the translated sequence MAELTISTEEIRGALERYVSSYSSDVSREEVGTVADTGDGIAHVEGLPSTKTNELLEFEDGTLGVALNLDVREIGVVVLGDSAKLAEGQRVKRTDRVLSVPVGDAFLGRVVDALGQPIDGLGDIANEGFRELELQAPNVMARQSVFEPLQTGIKAIDAMTPIGRGQRQLIIGDRKTGKTTVALDAILNQRDNWRSGDPKKQVRCIYVAIGQKGSTIASIKGQLEEAGAMEYTTIVASPASDPAGFKYIAPYTGSSIGQHWMYGGKHVLIVFDDLSKQAEAYRAVSLLLRRPPGREAYPGDVFYLHSRLLERCAKLSDELGGGSMTGLPIIETKANDISAFIPTNVISITDGQIFLETDLFNQGVRPAINVGTSVSRVGGAAQVKPMRKVAGSLRLNLAQYRELEAFAAFASDLDRASQNQLNRGSRLVELLKQPNYSPYPVQEEVVSVWSGVEGKLDDIPVGEVRRFESEFLQYLRHKHEGVLAGIADNQWNDDIIGSLDTAIAEFKQVFLGKEDERKVNDAPAAPLEGDENRETVTRFRDSATDRPAES
- a CDS encoding F0F1 ATP synthase subunit gamma, with translation MAAQVRVLRQRIRSAKSMKKITKAMELVATSRIAKAQARVQASLPYAQAITGVLTALASNARIDHPLLTPRERVRRAGILVVTSDRGLAGGYSSNAIRMAESLIARLKADGKEPVLYVIGRKGVGFYRFRNRPIEANWTGFSEQPSFEDARTVGETLIKAFTAGADDADGSAGADGVLGVDELHIVYTEFHSLMTQNPVTKVIGPMQVEDRPRSEGLLPAYEFEPEAEALLDALLPRYINTRIYAALIESAASESAARRRAMKSATDNAEDMIDKYTREMNSARQAGITQEISEIVGGANALAASGSEV
- the atpD gene encoding F0F1 ATP synthase subunit beta gives rise to the protein MTAPVETKTATGRVVRVIGPVVDAEFPRDAMPALFNALNVDVSLSGGEKTLTLEVAQHLGDNLVRAISMQPTDGLVRGAEVRDRGEPITVPVGDAVKGHVFNAIGEVLNLKEGETLTPDDHWGIHRKAPAFADLEPKTEMLETGIKVIDLLAPYVKGGKIGLFGGAGVGKTVLIQEMITRVARNFGGTSVFAGVGERTREGNDLIAEMTESGVIDKTALVYGQMDEPPGTRLRVALSALTMAEYFRDVKKQEVLLFIDNIFRFTQAGSEVSTLLGRMPSAVGYQPTLADEMGELQERITSVRGQAITSMQAIYVPADDYTDPAPATTFAHLDATTNLERSISDKGIYPAVDPLASSSRILAPEFVGPEHFQVATEVKRILQRYKDLQDIIAILGIEELSEEDKITVARARRIERFLSQNTYAAEQFTGVPGSTVPIKETIEAFRKISEGEYDHFPEQAFFMCGGLEDLEAKAAELMKD